DNA sequence from the Chondrinema litorale genome:
ATTACCGACTGGAGGTTAGATTCTGTCGGAGAAACTTTTTTAATTGCTCCAGTTAAAACACAAATCAGTTGATTGTCTTCTAATACGATATCTTCTTTTTCAATTACTTCTGTGGACATATTATTCTATTGATTTTATAAATTCATTAATCTCATTTCTTTTATCTCTTCGAGCAGCATATCGAAGTAGTTTACTTTGATTTATACTGTATTTTTTAAAAGCTTGCTCATACAGTTTTTTTATATCGAAACCTATAGGTTTCAAGTAATTTTCGTATTTTAACCATACATTCACTAACAAGCCTTCAATTGTTGGAGTAATGTATTCACCTAATTTGCAAAGTGGTGTTTCTGATACCAAAGGAGTGATTATAACGGCTTCGGTATGAGCCATTAAATATCTACTGATTACTTCTTTATCAGGTTGAAGGAAAGTTTGTTTACTAAAATCCAACATGTTTTCAAAGAGTGGTTCCAATTCTTCCTTTTTTGTTGAAAGGAACACCCAATACCTATCTACATTGGTTTCACTAATATGATTAAGCATTTGGGTATCCCACATGCTTAATTCTGCTTTGCAAAA
Encoded proteins:
- a CDS encoding DUF6577 family protein, encoding MKKSELASKLKEYFANQSIITTKEITKVLANAFPEVSTNTISWRINQLKKEKLIYQTGRGLYSFEFKPEYTPDFSLKTKRLYNRMKPFCKAELSMWDTQMLNHISETNVDRYWVFLSTKKEELEPLFENMLDFSKQTFLQPDKEVISRYLMAHTEAVIITPLVSETPLCKLGEYITPTIEGLLVNVWLKYENYLKPIGFDIKKLYEQAFKKYSINQSKLLRYAARRDKRNEINEFIKSIE